From the Natronogracilivirga saccharolytica genome, one window contains:
- a CDS encoding excisionase family DNA-binding protein, which produces MTHRIDSNSVLPSEMEALESLISREGHPALVDAEGNKTVLPEAIYKTLVHIVQQMKRGHSIVLMPENETLTTQAAANFLGVSRQHLVDLLEGRQIPFHKVGSHRRIYYRDLKEYAEQRDRARRKTLDDLYDKVKKAGKYDSSYTGS; this is translated from the coding sequence ATGACACATCGAATTGATTCCAATTCTGTCCTTCCATCAGAAATGGAAGCCCTTGAATCACTGATAAGCCGCGAAGGCCATCCTGCTCTGGTTGATGCCGAGGGCAACAAAACGGTGCTGCCGGAGGCTATCTACAAAACGTTGGTGCATATTGTGCAGCAAATGAAACGTGGCCATTCCATAGTCCTAATGCCTGAGAATGAAACATTGACAACACAAGCCGCTGCCAACTTCCTTGGCGTATCGCGGCAGCATTTGGTTGACTTGCTGGAAGGCAGGCAAATCCCGTTTCACAAAGTTGGTAGCCACAGGCGTATATATTACCGGGATCTTAAAGAGTATGCAGAACAAAGAGACCGGGCCCGGCGCAAAACACTTGATGATCTCTATGACAAGGTGAAAAAGGCCGGAAAATACGACTCAAGTTATACAGGGTCATGA
- the pglZ gene encoding BREX-1 system phosphatase PglZ type B: MSKNLKQTLINSIREASRYDTGNLTAPVVVLWPDPEKQWSSVIAILQEDMPELMVLGEHEPEKRTGPAIWLKCMVASTLPDADWDASLVPVIYLPGISKNDLKKLSQADPAIAPLMEYQYTGTLWTHRNGKEWTVNGFLQNKEEGLGLRIDQDNATRDAGIKALPTMVRDEGIQFPNIVTSNFLFSLLFHDVEKSILEWMCQGDDWLNSLDPDKREVFRNICRNVFDFTPNPKNIRSITLQLGRKDGPWAKVWNYFELAPDRFPEILGLLEQAKPDDMGSGLFTIPEDTWPQINADAEEDLRKAMERVAKGAPNEAADIIHQLDDEHGKRRSQVWASMGKANLALALKPLKTLCEKVADAFDTTSLDAITAYYSESGWSVDYAAVQALATAKTEKEKNAVTAVLKTVYTPWLERLACKFQELIGEQPKTLTALELRNEEAECILFVDAFRYDIARKWAEQMERKNYRVNLDTRWIPLPSLTPTCKPYVSPVAEQISRQSTPNEFRPCTNDDKDLTFHHFEAALDKAGYSFPRNSSELVRGQKTWMEIGKIDQFGHNEQSGLVHRIEELFGVLEERIEDLFAAGFKSIRIVTDHGWLLVPGGMPAEKLPKDHIETRWGRCAILKDGVPSELLHLPWFWNPSAMIAYAPGISFFKKNNEYGHGGVSLQECMVPVITLESDQVSWQPITMQVSWTGLRCSVTLQGVQTGYKVEIRTRHTDESSRISTTKTLSGDGKFSLFVEDADYESAAAFVVVTDAKGVVLEKQQTVVGE, from the coding sequence GTGAGCAAAAATCTTAAGCAGACATTAATAAACAGCATCCGGGAGGCATCCCGGTACGACACCGGCAACCTTACTGCGCCCGTCGTTGTGCTATGGCCCGATCCGGAAAAGCAGTGGTCCTCCGTCATAGCAATTCTTCAAGAGGACATGCCGGAACTGATGGTCCTGGGAGAGCATGAACCGGAAAAAAGAACAGGACCGGCCATATGGTTAAAGTGTATGGTGGCCAGCACTTTACCCGATGCCGACTGGGACGCATCCCTTGTGCCGGTCATTTACCTGCCGGGAATATCAAAGAACGATCTAAAGAAGCTTTCACAGGCCGATCCGGCCATCGCACCCCTGATGGAGTATCAATACACCGGCACGCTGTGGACCCACCGTAACGGCAAAGAATGGACCGTCAACGGATTCCTTCAAAACAAGGAGGAGGGACTGGGTCTTCGCATAGATCAGGACAATGCAACCCGGGATGCCGGTATCAAAGCCCTGCCTACCATGGTCCGTGATGAGGGTATCCAGTTTCCAAACATCGTCACTTCAAATTTCCTGTTTAGCCTGCTCTTTCATGATGTTGAAAAAAGCATCCTGGAGTGGATGTGCCAGGGGGATGACTGGCTGAACTCCCTTGATCCGGATAAAAGGGAAGTGTTTCGCAATATTTGCCGGAACGTATTCGATTTTACTCCAAATCCGAAGAACATTCGCTCCATCACTCTGCAACTTGGCCGCAAAGACGGTCCCTGGGCTAAAGTTTGGAACTACTTCGAACTGGCTCCGGATCGATTCCCGGAGATCCTCGGGTTGCTGGAACAGGCAAAGCCGGACGATATGGGCAGTGGTCTGTTTACCATTCCGGAGGATACCTGGCCGCAAATCAATGCCGATGCCGAGGAAGATCTTAGAAAGGCTATGGAGCGTGTAGCCAAAGGCGCACCGAATGAAGCTGCGGATATCATCCATCAGCTGGATGACGAGCATGGCAAGCGTCGCAGCCAGGTATGGGCAAGTATGGGAAAAGCAAACCTGGCACTTGCCCTGAAGCCCCTAAAGACGCTTTGCGAGAAGGTCGCGGATGCCTTTGACACCACTTCGCTGGATGCCATAACGGCCTATTACAGTGAATCCGGTTGGTCGGTCGACTACGCAGCCGTACAGGCCCTTGCGACTGCAAAAACAGAGAAGGAGAAGAACGCAGTTACTGCTGTTCTTAAAACCGTCTACACCCCTTGGCTCGAACGCCTGGCCTGCAAGTTTCAGGAACTAATAGGTGAGCAGCCTAAGACTTTAACCGCCCTTGAACTTCGCAATGAAGAAGCCGAGTGCATTTTGTTTGTGGATGCATTCCGGTATGACATTGCCAGGAAATGGGCTGAGCAGATGGAGCGAAAGAACTATCGGGTTAACCTTGATACGAGGTGGATACCGCTGCCGAGTCTCACACCTACATGTAAACCTTATGTATCACCGGTCGCGGAGCAAATATCCCGGCAAAGCACACCGAACGAGTTTCGACCGTGCACCAATGATGATAAAGATTTGACCTTCCATCATTTTGAGGCTGCGCTTGATAAAGCCGGATATTCATTCCCCAGGAACAGTTCGGAACTTGTCAGAGGTCAGAAGACCTGGATGGAAATCGGAAAGATCGACCAATTTGGCCATAACGAGCAATCCGGTTTGGTTCACCGGATTGAGGAACTGTTTGGTGTGCTTGAGGAGCGTATTGAAGATCTGTTTGCAGCCGGTTTTAAAAGTATACGCATTGTCACTGATCACGGCTGGTTGCTGGTTCCCGGTGGGATGCCGGCCGAGAAGTTGCCTAAAGATCATATCGAGACCCGCTGGGGCAGATGCGCTATACTCAAGGACGGCGTGCCATCAGAACTGCTTCATCTTCCGTGGTTCTGGAATCCATCCGCCATGATCGCGTACGCTCCGGGAATATCCTTTTTCAAGAAAAATAACGAGTATGGTCATGGCGGGGTTTCCCTGCAGGAATGCATGGTTCCTGTAATTACATTGGAATCGGACCAGGTATCATGGCAGCCGATCACCATGCAAGTGAGCTGGACCGGGCTGCGTTGCTCTGTTACCCTGCAAGGTGTGCAGACTGGCTATAAAGTGGAGATCCGTACACGACACACCGATGAATCTTCCAGGATCAGCACAACTAAGACGCTTTCTGGTGACGGCAAGTTTAGCCTGTTTGTTGAAGATGCAGATTATGAAAGTGCTGCTGCATTCGTGGTCGTAACCGATGCTAAGGGTGTGGTACTGGAAAAACAGCAAACCGTCGTGGGAGAATGA
- the brxL gene encoding protease Lon-related BREX system protein BrxL, producing the protein MIQLDNVDRIAAKAFEGYIVKKDLLDQFRKQFPVPTYVVEFLLGRYCATTDPEEIAEGLEIVKRQLSDRTVRTGEEEYFKSKAREKGSIKIIDLITARLDSKSDSYIAQLPSLMLNDARISEELINDNDRILTGGFYAEIELEYDAAIAQENRGRPFGVINLRPIQLSKRNVLDVLYQGREHFTLQEWQDFLLRSVGMEPSSLTEKAKNVLFVRMVPFVEKNFNMVELGPRGTGKSHLYQQISPYSHLVSGGKSTVAKMFVNMGSGERGLVCKYDVICFDEVAGISFDQKDGVNIMKGYMESGEFSRGKESIRADGSMVLVGNFEVDVEHQQRISHLFGPLPPEMRNDTAFMDRIHAYVPGWDFPKLNKDYFTQHFGLVSDFLAECWTRMRSYSRVTQFLPKVDFGGALSGRDNFSVQKTVNGLIKLMQPNPEAPISDEMLEWAVKVALEYRRRVKEQQKKIGSAEYRNTHFSYRIGDDGVETFVGTPELHSEHTITDDPLPPGEVWALGTGGVDEYAGLYKIEVNIGPGQGVKILNRPAPQPFSESVRYAEQNLYSKYKELVGDRDPRSHQFSIQLRSFDTAKSGMGIGMPVLIALCSSLIEKHTRGGLAVVGSLNLGGSLDLVYNAVNLAELAIEKGAKTLLIPVNARKQLNDLSDEMIAKINIQYYTDPQDCLLKALVE; encoded by the coding sequence ATGATACAACTCGACAATGTTGACCGAATCGCAGCCAAAGCATTTGAGGGCTACATCGTAAAGAAGGACCTGCTCGATCAGTTTCGTAAGCAGTTTCCTGTCCCCACCTATGTGGTTGAGTTTTTGCTTGGCCGGTATTGTGCCACCACGGATCCTGAAGAAATCGCCGAGGGCCTTGAAATAGTAAAAAGACAGCTTTCAGACCGCACAGTACGAACAGGAGAAGAAGAATATTTCAAGTCCAAAGCAAGGGAAAAAGGCTCCATCAAAATTATCGATCTGATTACAGCCAGACTTGACTCCAAGTCGGATTCTTACATTGCCCAGCTACCCAGTCTGATGCTAAATGATGCACGCATAAGCGAGGAGCTTATCAATGATAATGATCGGATTTTGACAGGTGGTTTCTATGCGGAAATTGAACTGGAGTACGACGCTGCCATTGCTCAGGAAAACCGGGGAAGGCCTTTTGGAGTAATTAATTTGAGACCGATCCAGCTTTCCAAGCGAAACGTCCTGGATGTTCTTTACCAGGGCAGGGAGCATTTTACATTGCAGGAATGGCAGGATTTTTTGTTACGAAGTGTCGGCATGGAACCTTCATCCTTAACAGAAAAAGCAAAAAATGTCCTGTTTGTCCGGATGGTTCCCTTTGTAGAGAAGAACTTCAACATGGTGGAACTCGGTCCGCGCGGGACCGGCAAGAGCCATCTCTACCAGCAGATATCTCCATACTCGCATCTGGTTTCCGGTGGCAAAAGCACGGTGGCAAAAATGTTTGTCAACATGGGTTCCGGGGAGCGTGGATTGGTATGCAAGTATGATGTTATCTGCTTTGATGAAGTGGCCGGTATCTCCTTTGACCAGAAGGATGGGGTCAACATCATGAAAGGCTACATGGAAAGTGGTGAGTTCAGCCGGGGTAAGGAGTCTATTCGTGCAGACGGCAGTATGGTCCTGGTAGGCAACTTTGAAGTCGATGTGGAGCACCAGCAACGAATCAGCCATCTCTTTGGCCCGCTGCCGCCGGAAATGCGCAACGATACCGCCTTCATGGACCGCATCCATGCCTATGTACCCGGTTGGGATTTCCCGAAACTCAACAAAGACTACTTTACACAGCATTTTGGACTCGTAAGCGACTTTCTTGCCGAGTGCTGGACTCGGATGCGTAGCTATTCAAGAGTAACACAATTTCTGCCCAAGGTTGATTTTGGCGGTGCTCTAAGCGGGAGGGACAATTTCTCGGTACAAAAGACCGTCAACGGTCTTATCAAACTAATGCAACCAAATCCAGAGGCGCCCATCTCTGATGAAATGCTGGAATGGGCGGTTAAAGTAGCTCTGGAATACCGTCGTCGCGTCAAAGAACAACAGAAAAAGATCGGGTCGGCTGAGTACCGCAACACGCATTTCAGCTATAGAATTGGCGACGATGGTGTTGAAACATTTGTCGGTACCCCTGAATTACACAGTGAACATACAATCACAGATGATCCATTACCTCCAGGAGAGGTATGGGCATTGGGAACAGGTGGAGTCGATGAATATGCCGGATTGTATAAAATTGAGGTCAATATAGGCCCCGGCCAAGGAGTAAAAATACTGAACCGCCCGGCACCTCAACCATTTTCGGAAAGTGTTCGTTATGCTGAGCAGAATCTTTATAGCAAGTACAAGGAGTTGGTTGGTGACCGGGATCCAAGGTCTCACCAGTTCTCCATACAGCTTCGGTCCTTTGATACGGCAAAAAGCGGTATGGGTATCGGAATGCCGGTCCTGATCGCCTTGTGCAGCTCACTTATCGAAAAGCACACCCGGGGAGGTTTGGCAGTGGTAGGTTCCCTTAATCTGGGTGGCTCGCTTGACCTGGTGTACAATGCGGTTAACCTTGCCGAATTGGCCATAGAAAAAGGGGCCAAAACCCTTCTTATACCTGTCAATGCCCGCAAACAGCTGAATGATCTTTCCGATGAAATGATTGCAAAAATTAACATACAATATTACACCGATCCACAGGATTGCTTGTTGAAGGCATTGGTTGAATGA
- a CDS encoding phage replication initiation protein, NGO0469 family translates to MPLIIKEDPSQYPLPSEGLHHGVCVDAVDLGELDTPFGRKHKLSLIWELKEIDDDGSHYIVGKRYTWSLNEKANLRKDLERWRGGKFSPEQLQGGIDLEEFIGVNATLFITHNVTEERTFANVESILPFKNEKGELDPYQFESSGEYVRVIEREGYLKPEEYAESVNGSK, encoded by the coding sequence ATGCCTTTAATCATAAAAGAAGACCCCAGCCAGTATCCCCTGCCATCTGAAGGCTTGCATCACGGCGTCTGTGTGGATGCCGTGGATCTTGGCGAATTGGATACGCCGTTTGGGCGGAAGCACAAGCTCTCGCTCATATGGGAGTTGAAAGAGATCGATGATGATGGATCTCATTATATCGTTGGTAAGCGATATACCTGGAGCCTGAACGAAAAAGCCAATCTCAGGAAAGATCTGGAACGTTGGCGGGGAGGAAAGTTTTCCCCGGAGCAGCTTCAGGGAGGCATCGATCTGGAGGAGTTTATCGGTGTCAATGCCACGCTATTCATTACGCACAATGTGACCGAGGAGCGAACATTTGCAAACGTGGAAAGCATTTTACCATTCAAAAATGAGAAAGGTGAGCTGGATCCATATCAGTTTGAATCCTCAGGAGAGTACGTTCGAGTCATTGAACGTGAAGGCTACTTGAAGCCGGAGGAATATGCCGAATCTGTAAATGGGAGTAAGTGA
- a CDS encoding YqaJ viral recombinase family protein: protein MQTTQKTKKSRNTRYMSEIPGQQWVHFRQNYLGGSEVAAAFGKSDWQTPLQLWRIKKGLQEPSGSTPVTEFGNVFEPVMAEKFTHITGFRTRNMSNSYTSEKYPFLRAHIDRQIVSNQKHKTTGLLELKTTTSYRLKNLKEPFPVEWKYQIQFYLGLTGYEYAYLFIYERDTAKYHDPVLIKRDKQFIGEIIDKAASWWKRHIVGGVRPDPINDEDRIILYPEASDDTVVEATPKCYGFYTELLDIRDRMERLKTLEENYKNLLKDHLKDAQRMVFAGRNLVTWKNSVSNRINTARLKADHPELYRKYCEPSQTRRFLINQPK from the coding sequence ATGCAAACAACCCAAAAGACAAAGAAATCCAGAAATACCCGCTATATGTCAGAAATTCCCGGTCAGCAATGGGTTCATTTCCGGCAGAATTACCTGGGGGGATCTGAAGTTGCCGCAGCCTTTGGCAAATCCGACTGGCAGACGCCCCTGCAACTCTGGCGTATCAAGAAGGGGCTTCAGGAACCTTCCGGATCAACTCCAGTAACGGAGTTCGGTAACGTGTTTGAGCCGGTCATGGCCGAAAAGTTCACCCATATAACCGGATTTCGGACCCGGAATATGTCCAATAGCTACACAAGTGAAAAGTATCCGTTCCTGCGGGCACATATCGATCGTCAAATTGTATCCAATCAAAAGCATAAGACTACCGGACTACTTGAGCTCAAGACGACGACCAGTTACAGGTTGAAGAATCTGAAGGAACCCTTCCCGGTAGAATGGAAGTACCAGATCCAGTTCTACCTGGGTTTGACCGGATACGAGTATGCCTATCTGTTCATCTACGAACGCGATACGGCAAAATATCACGATCCGGTCCTGATCAAGCGGGATAAGCAGTTTATCGGGGAAATCATTGACAAAGCGGCATCGTGGTGGAAGCGTCATATCGTCGGTGGCGTTCGACCCGATCCCATTAATGATGAGGATCGGATAATCCTGTACCCTGAGGCGAGTGACGACACAGTGGTAGAAGCCACTCCCAAGTGCTACGGCTTCTACACAGAGCTGCTGGACATCCGGGACCGGATGGAGCGCCTGAAGACCCTCGAAGAGAACTACAAAAACCTGCTCAAGGATCATCTCAAGGATGCTCAGCGTATGGTGTTTGCCGGACGAAATCTGGTGACATGGAAAAACTCGGTCAGCAACAGGATAAACACCGCACGATTGAAAGCGGATCACCCGGAGTTGTATCGCAAATATTGCGAACCGTCACAAACCCGGCGATTTCTTATCAACCAACCAAAATAA
- a CDS encoding DNA polymerase III subunit beta, producing MNNNQLTNLNKFQGKTKLPICDLALITRSTITVTNLDTFYQIPHELNVADTVLIPIREFVKIAKKYRIDSITTSGDQYIIQTNAGAFTFGTEDLQLYPDIPEPAKGQIALLDGDELKGFLPYVSHDDLRPAMQGVFIGDDIVATDGHRMKFSPNRSAPKPPFIIPKQPVELMTKAAYCVYQAGLDDSNDWQAAISISPDLEKIWYKPINEVYPNYQRVIPKKEECFYTVTINRKDALNALEAAEISAGGAKTVRLMLNGRVKLTAEDTDLNKSYVSGQIGDYQHSGPKDDPFEIGFDSRLLAGVFKDYPDDWIKLHLSSPARPGLVGDDKLVMPVMLKQNH from the coding sequence ATGAATAACAACCAACTAACCAACCTGAACAAGTTTCAGGGCAAAACCAAATTGCCCATTTGTGATCTTGCCCTGATTACGCGAAGTACAATCACTGTGACTAATCTGGATACGTTTTACCAGATCCCCCACGAGCTGAATGTCGCCGATACCGTCCTGATCCCGATCAGGGAGTTTGTGAAAATCGCCAAAAAGTACCGGATTGACAGCATCACCACCTCCGGTGATCAGTACATCATCCAAACCAATGCCGGAGCGTTCACCTTTGGCACAGAAGATCTTCAGCTCTATCCGGATATTCCCGAACCGGCCAAGGGACAGATTGCATTACTGGACGGCGATGAACTCAAAGGTTTCTTGCCTTATGTGTCACACGATGATCTGCGCCCGGCCATGCAGGGGGTGTTCATTGGTGATGATATTGTCGCAACGGACGGGCACCGGATGAAATTCAGTCCTAATCGATCCGCACCTAAGCCACCTTTCATCATCCCCAAACAACCCGTTGAATTGATGACCAAAGCTGCTTACTGCGTATATCAGGCAGGGTTGGATGATTCCAATGATTGGCAGGCCGCTATTTCGATTTCCCCGGATCTCGAAAAAATATGGTATAAACCCATTAATGAGGTCTATCCAAATTACCAACGGGTTATACCGAAAAAGGAAGAGTGCTTCTACACGGTAACCATCAACAGGAAAGATGCCCTGAACGCTCTTGAGGCAGCTGAAATCTCAGCCGGAGGTGCAAAAACTGTCAGGCTTATGCTTAATGGACGGGTAAAGCTTACAGCTGAAGATACGGATTTGAACAAAAGTTATGTATCCGGTCAAATCGGAGACTATCAGCATTCCGGGCCAAAAGATGATCCCTTTGAGATCGGCTTTGATTCCAGGCTGCTTGCCGGTGTCTTCAAAGACTATCCGGACGATTGGATAAAACTACACCTGAGTAGTCCTGCCCGGCCCGGGCTTGTGGGTGATGATAAACTCGTGATGCCCGTCATGCTAAAACAAAACCACTAA
- a CDS encoding JAB domain-containing protein, translating to MQKNPSLESPELAEVQLTYRSKRNPMTQPQIRDPQSAAEYFREIWDDSTIELSEEFMLLLLNPSKRVLGWAKIAKGSGTACIVDPAQVFKFALLANANSIIVCHNHPSGNLRISNADKAITTKIVEAGKNLDIHLDDHLILTRWDYTSFSQQGLL from the coding sequence ATGCAAAAAAATCCATCATTGGAAAGTCCGGAGCTTGCCGAGGTGCAGCTTACCTACCGGTCCAAGCGCAATCCCATGACGCAACCGCAAATTCGTGATCCTCAAAGTGCTGCTGAGTACTTCCGGGAAATATGGGATGATAGTACGATAGAGCTATCAGAGGAGTTTATGCTTCTGTTACTGAATCCGTCTAAACGTGTGCTCGGATGGGCAAAGATTGCCAAAGGTAGCGGCACGGCCTGTATTGTTGACCCGGCCCAGGTTTTCAAGTTTGCCTTACTGGCGAATGCGAATTCCATAATCGTATGCCACAATCATCCAAGCGGGAATCTTCGCATATCTAATGCAGATAAAGCCATAACCACGAAAATCGTTGAGGCCGGAAAAAATCTGGATATCCACCTGGATGATCATTTAATCCTCACACGCTGGGATTATACCTCTTTCAGCCAGCAAGGATTACTGTAA
- a CDS encoding DUF932 domain-containing protein, with translation MNLQPFCFPVIERPVFVDNADGQIIDPENPETFLTNGHKAIVREDTNELISIVKSSYEVVRNADLIDSALRELAVSGTSFRIDPSHSFVDNNRMRLQITFPELKMRDRESDLALSVFIHNSYDCSESVRFFFGAIRAICSNGMVFGEVLARYNSRHTSGFNLTDLGDRLHEAASQLDVIQQRIDHLEVQPVTDELMVSVSENISKRLAEQVISQEEMGRLSQYTLLNRLTNHISHKIEPRKRARYQQSVSKVFAL, from the coding sequence ATGAACCTTCAACCTTTTTGCTTTCCTGTCATCGAACGCCCTGTATTTGTGGACAATGCCGATGGACAAATCATCGACCCGGAGAACCCGGAAACTTTTTTAACTAATGGCCACAAAGCCATCGTGCGCGAGGATACGAATGAGCTTATCAGCATTGTCAAAAGCTCTTATGAAGTTGTCCGAAATGCGGACCTCATTGACAGCGCACTTCGTGAATTAGCCGTCAGTGGGACAAGCTTCCGAATCGATCCGTCGCACTCTTTTGTGGACAACAACCGGATGCGTCTCCAGATCACTTTTCCCGAACTGAAGATGCGCGACCGGGAAAGTGACCTCGCTCTGTCTGTTTTCATTCATAACAGCTACGATTGCTCAGAATCGGTACGCTTCTTCTTCGGAGCTATCCGTGCCATCTGCTCAAACGGAATGGTTTTCGGTGAAGTACTGGCTCGCTATAACTCACGTCATACTTCAGGTTTTAACCTGACTGATCTGGGTGACCGGCTTCATGAAGCAGCAAGTCAACTGGATGTGATACAGCAGCGAATTGATCATCTGGAAGTCCAGCCCGTAACCGATGAGCTGATGGTGAGCGTCTCGGAGAATATCTCTAAAAGACTCGCCGAGCAAGTGATCAGTCAGGAAGAGATGGGACGCCTGTCGCAGTATACTCTTCTAAACCGGCTCACCAATCACATCTCGCATAAAATCGAGCCACGCAAGCGGGCCCGCTACCAACAATCCGTATCAAAAGTATTCGCCCTATGA